From Streptomyces asiaticus, one genomic window encodes:
- a CDS encoding putative bifunctional diguanylate cyclase/phosphodiesterase, translating to MCTNNLETTDATWERAVSGTPDGQGRAPGATLPTITEREAMPSVLPVAEDPGAPRPAPGAPSVLGTPPAPGTPPGAGHPTGHTTGPTAGHTADPATGPATGHTAGPATGHTTGPATGPTAGHATGPVPGDYRAAFNVARLAMAVLDREGRVLDANPALGALLGTDPALLITRSAADLADLREDPRTWREYRDVLGGRAARLRRTRRLRRSDGHALWAEITVEPAPDSCSLLLSMADISDQRDLQGRLRHLQMHDPVTRLPNRSLFFERMTRALEAATYDHGGTGRIGLCYLDLDGFKAVNDTLGHRVGDRLLGAVAQRLTDCAAPDGHLVARLGGDEFALLVRNSTGTEQLCDLARTVLAALQEPFDVGGQRLSVSASIGVVERPAAGTHTTWLMQAADTTLYWAKEDGKARWTLFDPERNAHRMTRQALSSTLRPAVERDEFVLDYQPLVGLGDGVVRGVEALVRWDHPQFGRLSPNRFIPLAEENGAIVPLGRWVLRTACRQARAWQLAEPPHPLVVSVNVAVRQVWDSDLVADVGAILAETGLPPHLLQLELTESAVMGSTGRPLQALQALSDMGVAIAIDDFGTGYSNLAYLSRLPVSTLKLDGSFVQGFRAEEHPNPADETIVEALVQLAHRLGLTVTAECVESAEQAERLRRIGCDTGQGWFYSRPVPPDRIQAMITCPAPG from the coding sequence ATGTGTACGAACAACCTGGAAACAACAGACGCCACCTGGGAGCGAGCGGTGAGCGGAACCCCCGACGGGCAGGGACGCGCCCCGGGCGCGACACTGCCGACGATCACAGAGCGTGAGGCCATGCCGAGCGTCCTCCCGGTCGCGGAGGACCCCGGCGCACCACGTCCGGCCCCCGGCGCGCCGTCGGTCCTGGGCACGCCCCCGGCCCCCGGCACGCCCCCGGGCGCGGGGCACCCAACGGGGCATACCACCGGGCCCACGGCGGGGCATACCGCCGATCCCGCCACCGGTCCCGCCACCGGCCATACCGCCGGGCCCGCCACCGGGCATACCACCGGTCCCGCCACCGGTCCCACGGCCGGGCACGCGACCGGCCCCGTGCCCGGCGACTACCGCGCCGCCTTCAACGTGGCGCGCCTCGCCATGGCCGTCCTCGACCGCGAGGGCAGGGTGCTCGACGCCAACCCCGCGCTCGGCGCCCTGCTCGGCACCGATCCGGCCCTGCTGATCACCCGCAGCGCGGCGGACCTGGCCGATCTGCGCGAGGATCCGCGCACCTGGCGGGAGTACCGGGACGTCCTCGGCGGCCGTGCCGCGCGGCTGCGCCGCACCCGGCGGCTGCGGCGCTCCGACGGCCATGCCCTGTGGGCCGAGATCACCGTCGAGCCCGCGCCGGACAGTTGCAGTCTGCTGCTGTCGATGGCCGACATCAGCGACCAGCGGGATCTCCAGGGGCGGCTGCGCCATCTTCAGATGCACGACCCGGTGACCCGGCTGCCCAACCGCAGCCTGTTCTTCGAGCGGATGACCAGGGCGCTGGAGGCGGCCACCTACGACCACGGGGGAACCGGCCGGATCGGGCTCTGCTATCTCGACCTGGACGGCTTCAAGGCGGTCAACGACACCCTCGGCCACCGGGTCGGCGACCGGCTGCTCGGCGCGGTCGCCCAGCGGCTCACCGACTGCGCGGCGCCCGACGGCCATCTGGTGGCGCGGCTCGGCGGGGACGAGTTCGCCCTGCTGGTCCGCAACTCCACCGGCACCGAGCAGCTGTGCGACCTCGCCCGGACGGTGCTGGCCGCCCTTCAGGAACCGTTCGACGTGGGCGGACAGCGGCTGTCGGTGTCGGCGAGCATCGGCGTGGTGGAGCGGCCGGCGGCCGGCACCCACACCACCTGGCTGATGCAGGCCGCGGACACCACGCTGTACTGGGCGAAGGAGGACGGCAAGGCGCGCTGGACCCTCTTCGACCCGGAGCGCAACGCCCATCGGATGACCCGGCAGGCGCTGTCCAGCACGCTGCGCCCGGCGGTCGAGCGGGACGAGTTCGTGCTCGACTACCAGCCGCTGGTGGGGCTGGGCGACGGGGTGGTCCGGGGGGTGGAGGCGCTGGTGCGCTGGGACCATCCGCAGTTCGGGCGGCTGTCGCCGAACCGGTTCATCCCGCTGGCCGAGGAGAACGGCGCGATCGTGCCGCTGGGCCGGTGGGTGCTGCGCACCGCCTGCCGCCAGGCCCGTGCCTGGCAGCTGGCCGAACCGCCGCATCCGCTGGTGGTCAGCGTGAATGTGGCGGTCCGCCAGGTGTGGGACTCCGATCTGGTGGCCGATGTCGGCGCGATCCTGGCGGAGACCGGGCTGCCGCCGCATCTGCTCCAGCTGGAGCTGACCGAGTCGGCGGTGATGGGGTCCACGGGGCGGCCGCTTCAGGCGCTTCAGGCGCTCAGCGACATGGGGGTGGCCATCGCGATCGACGACTTCGGGACGGGCTACTCCAACCTCGCCTATCTCAGCCGGCTGCCGGTCTCCACGCTCAAGCTGGACGGCTCGTTCGTCCAGGGGTTCCGGGCGGAGGAGCATCCGAATCCGGCCGACGAGACCATCGTCGAGGCGCTGGTGCAGCTCGCGCACCGGCTGGGCCTCACGGTGACGGCCGAGTGTGTGGAGAGCGCCGAGCAGGCGGAGCGGCTGAGGCGGATCGGCTGCGATACGGGACAGGGGTGGTTCTACTCCCGTCCGGTGCCGCCGGACCGCATCCAGGCGATGATCACCTGCCCGGCGCCGGGTTAG
- a CDS encoding LLM class flavin-dependent oxidoreductase, whose amino-acid sequence MADEQDRRDDQRDPIRARPLGSAPVPLSVLDLATVGSGVTAAEALRTTTELARLAERRGFQRFWVAEHHSMPGVASSSPAVILAHLAAHTERIRLGSGGVMLPNHAPLVIAEQFGTLEALAPGRVDLGLGRAPGTDGATAAALRRTERLREGADDFPQQLAELTRFLDDDFPDGHRYARIHAVPGPVQGTVLGGVQSADRPSVWLLGSSGFSARLAGMLGLPFSFAHHFSAANTVPALDLYRETFRPSAVLDKPYASIGVSAFAAEDEKEAHRQVLTGALAMIRLRTGRPGLVPTPEEAEGYEFNEIERDFINSWLANVEYGSPDQVREGLDGLIKRTGADEVKITANAHGRAARLRSYELIADAYDLPTAQTEQP is encoded by the coding sequence GTGGCCGATGAGCAGGACCGGCGAGACGACCAGCGCGACCCCATCCGGGCCCGGCCCCTCGGCAGCGCACCGGTGCCCCTGTCGGTGCTGGACCTCGCGACCGTCGGCAGCGGGGTGACGGCCGCCGAGGCGCTGCGGACCACCACCGAGCTCGCCCGGCTCGCCGAGCGCCGGGGCTTCCAGCGCTTCTGGGTCGCCGAGCACCACTCCATGCCCGGGGTCGCCAGCTCCTCCCCGGCGGTGATCCTCGCCCATCTCGCCGCGCACACCGAGCGGATCCGGCTGGGCTCCGGCGGGGTGATGCTCCCCAATCACGCCCCGCTGGTCATCGCCGAGCAGTTCGGCACCCTGGAGGCGCTCGCCCCCGGCCGGGTGGACCTCGGCCTCGGCCGTGCGCCCGGCACCGACGGGGCCACGGCCGCCGCGCTGCGCCGTACCGAGCGGCTGCGCGAGGGCGCCGACGACTTCCCCCAGCAGCTCGCCGAGCTGACCCGCTTCCTCGACGACGACTTCCCCGACGGCCACCGCTACGCCCGTATCCACGCGGTGCCGGGGCCGGTGCAGGGCACCGTGCTCGGCGGGGTCCAGTCCGCCGACCGGCCGTCGGTCTGGCTGCTGGGCTCGAGCGGGTTCAGCGCCCGGCTCGCCGGGATGCTCGGCCTGCCGTTCTCCTTCGCCCACCACTTCTCCGCGGCCAACACCGTCCCCGCGCTCGACCTCTACCGCGAGACCTTCCGGCCGTCCGCCGTGCTGGACAAGCCGTACGCCTCGATCGGCGTCTCGGCCTTCGCCGCCGAGGACGAGAAGGAGGCCCACCGCCAGGTGCTCACCGGCGCCCTGGCCATGATCCGGCTGCGCACCGGACGCCCCGGCCTGGTGCCGACGCCCGAGGAGGCCGAGGGGTACGAGTTCAACGAGATCGAGCGCGACTTCATCAACAGCTGGCTCGCCAATGTCGAGTACGGCAGCCCGGACCAGGTCCGCGAGGGGCTCGACGGGCTGATCAAGCGCACCGGAGCGGACGAGGTCAAGATCACGGCCAATGCCCACGGCCGTGCCGCCCGTCTGCGCTCGTACGAGCTGATCGCCGATGCCTACGATCTGCCGACGGCGCAGACGGAGCAGCCCTAA
- a CDS encoding phospholipase C translates to MGGTAGSEGGRRRGRAARWGALAGAAALATVGGVAPAWAAPAKGGHTATPVKHVVVIFDENISFDHYFGTYPKAANTDGTKFTPAKDTPKDIDTLANAGLLEKNPNLYKPKRLRSDQAMTCDQNHSYGPEQYAANGGKADKFVENTEVSKCTGLFGEPGLVMDYYDGNTVTGLWNYAQHYAMSDRSFSSAYGPSTPGALELISGQTHGVISTDPKSSTEDPEQTDKPDAYTVASPDAKGVGTVINDPDPAFDDCSNKDHTSGNALAQLKGRNVGDLLNAKGVSWGWFQGGFRPSTAWDGEQDHYAKCSGTTHKNVGGAASVDYSPHHAPFQYYKSTANPHHLPPKSVQEIGHSGRANHNYDLTDFDAALKTGHLPSVSFLKAAEYQDGHAAYSDPVDEQHFLVEQINAIQKSPQWKDTAIVVAYDDSDGWYDHAYAKPRNGSTDKTTGSNGKATDSPACQSAPKPAGGYQDRCGPGPRQPLLVISPFSKSNKVDHTQTEQTSITRFIEDNWHTGRIGDASFDRRANTLSGLFDFRHPNNTQVLLKSDGSVASVHKAGHYTTSALAAHAPIVNAAAADALTTRRLADDKGMSAALPIGLTAGVLVLGGAGTALALHRRRTAGTAG, encoded by the coding sequence ATGGGCGGCACGGCAGGATCCGAAGGCGGCCGACGGCGTGGCCGGGCCGCGCGCTGGGGTGCCCTGGCCGGCGCCGCGGCCCTGGCGACCGTGGGCGGGGTGGCCCCCGCATGGGCCGCGCCCGCCAAGGGCGGCCACACCGCGACCCCGGTGAAGCATGTGGTGGTGATCTTCGACGAGAACATCTCGTTCGACCACTACTTCGGCACCTACCCCAAGGCGGCGAACACGGACGGCACCAAGTTCACGCCGGCCAAGGACACCCCCAAGGACATCGACACCCTCGCGAACGCGGGGCTGCTGGAGAAGAACCCCAATCTCTACAAGCCCAAGCGGCTGCGCAGCGACCAGGCCATGACCTGCGACCAGAACCACTCCTACGGTCCCGAGCAGTACGCCGCCAATGGCGGCAAGGCCGATAAGTTCGTGGAGAACACCGAGGTCAGCAAGTGCACCGGGCTCTTCGGCGAGCCCGGTCTGGTGATGGACTACTACGACGGAAACACCGTCACCGGCCTGTGGAACTACGCCCAGCACTACGCGATGAGCGACCGCTCCTTCAGCTCGGCCTACGGTCCCTCCACCCCCGGGGCGCTGGAGCTGATCTCGGGCCAGACCCATGGCGTGATCTCCACCGACCCCAAGTCCTCCACCGAGGACCCCGAGCAGACCGACAAGCCGGACGCGTACACGGTGGCCTCGCCGGACGCCAAGGGCGTCGGCACGGTGATCAACGACCCGGACCCGGCCTTCGACGACTGCTCCAACAAGGACCACACCAGCGGCAACGCCCTGGCTCAGCTGAAGGGCCGGAACGTCGGCGATCTGCTCAACGCCAAGGGTGTGAGCTGGGGCTGGTTCCAGGGTGGCTTCCGGCCCAGCACCGCCTGGGACGGTGAGCAGGACCACTATGCCAAGTGCTCCGGCACCACCCACAAGAATGTCGGCGGCGCCGCCTCGGTGGACTACAGCCCGCACCACGCGCCGTTCCAGTACTACAAGTCCACGGCGAACCCGCATCACCTCCCGCCGAAGAGCGTCCAGGAGATCGGGCACAGCGGCCGGGCCAACCACAACTACGACCTCACCGACTTCGACGCGGCGCTCAAGACGGGCCATCTGCCGTCCGTCAGCTTCCTGAAGGCCGCCGAGTACCAGGACGGCCACGCCGCCTACTCCGACCCGGTCGACGAGCAGCACTTCCTGGTCGAGCAGATCAATGCGATCCAGAAGTCGCCGCAGTGGAAGGACACCGCGATCGTCGTCGCGTACGACGACAGCGACGGCTGGTACGACCACGCGTACGCCAAGCCCCGCAACGGGTCGACCGACAAGACCACGGGGTCCAACGGCAAGGCCACCGACAGCCCCGCCTGCCAGTCCGCTCCGAAGCCCGCGGGCGGCTACCAGGACCGCTGTGGCCCCGGCCCCCGGCAGCCGCTGCTGGTGATCTCGCCCTTCAGCAAGTCCAACAAGGTTGACCACACCCAGACCGAGCAGACCTCGATCACCCGCTTCATCGAGGACAACTGGCACACCGGCCGGATCGGCGACGCCTCCTTCGACCGCCGGGCGAACACCCTCTCCGGGCTCTTCGACTTCCGTCACCCCAACAACACCCAGGTGCTGCTGAAGTCCGACGGCTCGGTCGCGTCGGTCCACAAGGCCGGTCACTACACGACCTCCGCCCTGGCCGCCCACGCCCCGATCGTGAACGCCGCGGCCGCCGACGCCCTGACCACCCGGCGTCTCGCCGACGACAAGGGCATGTCCGCCGCCCTGCCCATCGGCCTCACGGCGGGTGTGCTGGTGCTCGGCGGCGCCGGTACGGCGCTGGCCCTCCACCGCCGCCGCACCGCGGGGACCGCGGGCTAG
- the efeB gene encoding iron uptake transporter deferrochelatase/peroxidase subunit → MSEVLRRGFLLSAAAGTVGAVAGAAAAGTAAAKEDGPEKRPTRVPFHGTHQAGILTPPQRATAFIAFDTMAEGRKELADAFRALTERCRFLTAGGTPDPVGITAPPADSGTLGPEVAADRLTVTVGVGASLFDERYGLRDRKPRRLHAMRSFPDDDLDPDWCHGDLSLQLCADSTDTVLHALRDIARHTRGALQIRWRIDGFVSPPRPSGTPRNHMGFKDGTASPDTGDARAMDRLVWVGAHSGEPAWATGGSYQVIRLIRMLVEFWDRVSISEQERIFGRSRDSGAPLDGQHEFDTPRFAQDPKGDIIPLDSHIRMANPRTARTEDQRILRRAYNYDRGMDGNGNLDMGLLFCCYQQDLERQFETVQKRLAGEPLVDYITPFGGGYFFALPGARDRSDWLGRTLLS, encoded by the coding sequence GTGAGCGAGGTGCTGCGCAGGGGCTTTCTGCTGAGCGCGGCCGCGGGCACGGTCGGCGCGGTGGCGGGCGCGGCCGCCGCGGGCACGGCGGCCGCGAAGGAGGACGGACCGGAGAAGAGGCCCACCCGTGTCCCCTTCCACGGCACCCATCAGGCCGGGATCCTCACCCCGCCCCAGCGGGCCACCGCGTTCATCGCGTTCGACACCATGGCCGAGGGGCGCAAGGAGCTGGCCGACGCCTTCCGTGCGCTCACCGAGCGGTGCCGCTTCCTCACCGCCGGAGGCACCCCCGACCCGGTCGGGATCACCGCGCCGCCCGCCGACTCCGGCACCCTGGGCCCCGAGGTGGCGGCCGACCGGCTGACCGTGACCGTCGGCGTGGGCGCCTCGCTCTTCGACGAGCGTTACGGACTGCGGGACCGCAAGCCCCGGCGGCTGCACGCGATGCGGTCCTTCCCCGACGACGATCTCGACCCCGACTGGTGCCATGGCGATCTGAGCCTCCAACTGTGCGCCGACAGCACGGACACGGTGCTGCACGCGCTGCGCGACATCGCCCGGCACACCCGGGGCGCGTTGCAGATCCGCTGGCGTATCGACGGCTTCGTCAGCCCGCCGCGCCCGTCCGGCACCCCGCGTAACCACATGGGGTTCAAGGACGGCACCGCCAGCCCCGACACCGGGGACGCCCGGGCGATGGACCGTCTGGTGTGGGTGGGTGCCCACTCCGGGGAGCCCGCCTGGGCCACCGGCGGCAGCTATCAGGTGATCCGGCTGATCCGGATGCTGGTGGAGTTCTGGGACCGGGTGTCGATCAGCGAGCAGGAGCGCATATTCGGCCGCAGCCGGGACTCGGGCGCCCCGCTGGACGGTCAGCACGAGTTCGACACCCCGCGCTTCGCACAGGACCCCAAGGGCGACATCATTCCGCTGGACAGCCATATACGGATGGCCAATCCGCGCACCGCCCGGACCGAGGACCAGCGCATCCTCCGCCGTGCCTACAACTACGACCGGGGCATGGACGGCAATGGCAACTTGGACATGGGGCTGCTGTTCTGCTGCTATCAGCAGGACCTCGAGCGCCAGTTCGAGACCGTGCAGAAGCGGCTGGCGGGGGAGCCGTTGGTGGACTACATCACCCCCTTCGGCGGCGGCTATTTCTTCGCGCTCCCCGGGGCGCGGGACCGCTCCGACTGGCTGGGACGGACCCTTCTGTCCTGA